A single genomic interval of Aureliella helgolandensis harbors:
- a CDS encoding sirohydrochlorin chelatase has protein sequence MLTSEGLDLPYKCTDSNAQTGYLLVGHGTRNPDGAAQMKRVYEQFAQLAPDLMAEYGFLELAQPDIPTAIQKLAQRGARQLVTIPLLLFTAGHAQQDIPQAVEHSASNCGMEILRQTPALECARPILELSAKRFRQAVCLPHRPCGNRQRSPSNSTENQAPPSRTNCNFTQQGPPPLSVLCGFHTPSGDCAASHVDLMCPQRPAGEVDEACVAACGQIHCGRVGLLMVGRGSSSPPATAMMHQFTEQRVQLTRVAWRQTAFIHAQSPNVEQGLDALEAEQAPIAVVQPHLLFEGELMGRLRQQVALRQARNPQQKWLLTATLGTDNALAAALESVARQANCAGG, from the coding sequence ATGCTTACCTCAGAAGGCTTAGATTTGCCCTACAAGTGTACCGATTCTAACGCTCAAACCGGCTATCTTCTCGTTGGACATGGCACGCGGAATCCGGACGGTGCTGCGCAAATGAAGAGGGTCTACGAACAATTTGCGCAACTGGCCCCCGATTTAATGGCCGAGTATGGCTTTTTGGAACTGGCCCAGCCGGACATTCCGACCGCGATCCAAAAGCTGGCCCAGCGGGGGGCCCGACAACTTGTAACCATTCCCTTGCTCCTGTTCACCGCTGGGCATGCTCAGCAGGACATTCCCCAGGCGGTTGAGCATTCTGCTAGCAATTGCGGGATGGAGATCCTACGGCAGACCCCTGCCTTGGAATGCGCCCGCCCGATTCTCGAACTCTCGGCCAAGAGGTTTCGCCAAGCGGTATGCCTGCCCCATCGGCCGTGTGGAAACCGCCAGCGTTCACCTAGCAACTCCACGGAAAACCAAGCCCCCCCCAGTAGAACCAATTGCAATTTTACTCAGCAGGGCCCGCCCCCCCTTTCGGTGCTATGTGGCTTCCACACCCCTTCCGGGGACTGTGCAGCCTCCCATGTCGACCTGATGTGCCCGCAGCGTCCGGCAGGGGAGGTCGATGAGGCTTGCGTAGCAGCCTGCGGGCAGATTCATTGCGGTCGAGTGGGCTTGCTGATGGTCGGCCGGGGCAGCAGTTCCCCCCCCGCTACGGCCATGATGCACCAGTTCACGGAACAGCGTGTCCAGCTAACCCGCGTCGCCTGGCGGCAAACGGCCTTCATCCATGCTCAGTCCCCAAACGTGGAACAGGGGCTCGACGCCTTGGAGGCGGAGCAAGCACCCATCGCAGTAGTCCAGCCACACCTTCTATTTGAGGGGGAACTGATGGGACGCTTGCGTCAACAGGTCGCCCTTCGCCAAGCCCGCAATCCCCAGCAAAAATGGTTGCTTACAGCAACGCTTGGCACAGATAACGCTTTAGCCGCAGCACTGGAGAGCGTGGCGCGTCAGGCAAACTGCGCTGGCGGCTGA
- a CDS encoding protein kinase domain-containing protein: MTTRSDSHEPDRGPTDFDHSVDATEKNGEQTRIPQMGPDPSPTTPDGQASCVEHGARKNERPLQLIDAIVPEGDSSQQYLVMEEIDRGGMGVVLKVWDVNLRRVIALKVIRGDELSNGSRSEEAGTGLLKRFVHEAQITSQLDHPGVVPIHELSEDHDGRKFFTMKYVHGLTLKKVLHNIRNGSSQWTVPRIIDVLIRVAETLAFAHSKGIIHRDLKPSNIMVGQFGEAYLMDWGIAKQLGGEENVSHFESSDTETTQDSQTKYGSAIGTPAYMSPEQAAGKLEELNARSDIYSLGAILYETVTGQHPYATQPPTSNSDLLRQVVERPPQGVREINKKVPAELVAIIEKAMHRQQTQRYQSAVELAEDLRAFLSQRVVLAYRSGHITQLKKLIARNQGIAIAAFLTLSTIVAALSVVTLIQYSNQSAIEYKNTLLRQSIIEKQAADVRERETRLASESLSLTRHSQNLNTSGDSTLATLLALEAIHRNPTPAAYETLYAAASDLVPNRNITSTAEQVSDLAWSADATLLAMVQRDGTGGVWRVTDGQQTAMFVNHREERFTSVALSADNRVALTSGDNGTLATYDVGSGVRQQTFWLGITEEEDGDGIRGRRPNLIGAHFCLEDRHAIAVAENATLYFIELASNQVIQLSKDETPLGTTCLTSAINQSGDRLAIACDDGSIHLWDLRERKKIARFDGPNQPVYSLSFSPDEQLLMACPSPPLGSRIETKSSVYCWNVHSGSSRSFRPREISVTCAAFHPGGKLIGVGLESGGCCLVDVESWEAVAETDVLKEPLQEILFSPNGQQLLTLTGANRLTAWQVVRTNQRLGIELQDRLIGHTLPIRHIRYDSSGEQILSICNNEVRVWQTSKDRLIPDIGTSVPLRQVSLNSKGSRIFIPSSDMQQGSLLTYPGLKFIATLDFGGKYYFGSFLETGNLFVSSNSDGLCQVWNEDLGTLEYEFDNGMPAHRIVGTISGDGGQSEVSLCDKTGCNIWELREDSEALLRVRIDRQGVLAPNGCLYAQPIESEGPQPIGVVNLEDNSESFFENSHGCTFGGFSSRGELIWAHGVEKSVVNPQFSTHVAVFRHPDRKLLFSTPASDPKMTLVSSAEFSQDGNNILIHYIAHPNCAAEIYSVATGELTARIGKPADRVLNWANNLQRVVTYSDQRELKIWDTGLQAPITSVPFPHTKYPVVTLAPDGRSCIVQFKSHEAGSGRLTDRVGVWSTQTGQLLTMLPAGNTIHPSNAIHQASSMLLTSSSEGSLRVWPLDIVDRVLKFIPRRLTAEEQATYGLPVIASLDSAQAELDLTSELTRRLQLLTPVTPERRRLTWDLFTEISEWLGDASDRERSAMQNAVKALTQGSPDVDPRTLARASDLFTQLGEPLLALEFLERAAAHPEAWDLQAKLVELRLQSSPMVTSYRAVQALYEATQAENDQDQANRELEAARRWAKKQAPHYAEYVYILELLHEERLGEAISSLNQLLEAAPTIPLEPILLLSDCELKLHGPQAAESVIRRTLEEHPQAPMPLWQRWCQLCFSELERTPREIMQQMSKWPALETGHTNAAQVQAMLESLMIHHEYLLNCGGEDYRAGDGRVWHADSFYTAGLRFFESEGEPLLFAAPIDNTLDDVLYQTERYFDHRTRDKPLGYGIPLPNGNYRVTLGFAEIYDADRSFDVLVEGEPVAKGYNPATPDDLWATADEFEFQTEVLDGQLDIEFLSRNNADAKISCIAIKSINQLEEQASIDSQ, encoded by the coding sequence ATGACGACGCGATCTGATTCCCACGAGCCCGATCGCGGCCCTACCGATTTCGACCATTCCGTAGACGCAACAGAAAAGAATGGTGAGCAGACCCGAATCCCGCAAATGGGTCCCGATCCTAGCCCCACGACCCCGGATGGTCAGGCTTCTTGTGTCGAGCATGGGGCGAGAAAAAACGAACGGCCATTGCAACTGATTGATGCAATCGTGCCAGAGGGTGATTCTAGTCAACAATATTTGGTGATGGAGGAAATTGATCGTGGCGGTATGGGAGTCGTGCTCAAGGTTTGGGATGTAAACCTGCGGCGGGTCATCGCACTCAAAGTCATCCGTGGGGATGAATTGTCCAACGGCTCGCGAAGTGAGGAGGCGGGCACCGGATTGCTGAAGCGATTCGTCCACGAAGCGCAGATTACCAGTCAGTTGGATCATCCGGGTGTTGTTCCAATTCATGAGCTGTCGGAAGATCACGACGGACGCAAATTCTTCACCATGAAGTATGTCCATGGTTTGACGCTCAAGAAAGTACTCCACAATATCCGCAATGGTAGTTCGCAGTGGACGGTACCGCGGATTATTGATGTATTGATTCGCGTTGCTGAGACGTTGGCTTTCGCACACTCCAAAGGAATCATTCATCGAGATTTGAAACCTTCCAATATTATGGTCGGGCAGTTTGGCGAAGCCTATTTAATGGACTGGGGCATCGCCAAACAGCTTGGTGGCGAAGAAAATGTATCGCATTTTGAAAGTTCAGACACAGAGACGACCCAGGATTCGCAAACAAAATATGGTTCTGCGATTGGAACGCCCGCCTACATGTCCCCGGAACAGGCTGCCGGCAAACTCGAAGAGCTGAATGCTCGTTCGGACATTTACTCTCTAGGCGCAATCCTTTACGAAACAGTAACGGGGCAGCATCCCTACGCAACCCAACCGCCGACCTCGAACTCAGACTTGCTGCGGCAAGTTGTCGAACGTCCTCCTCAAGGGGTTCGAGAGATCAACAAGAAAGTCCCAGCAGAGTTGGTTGCAATCATTGAAAAGGCGATGCATCGCCAACAGACGCAGCGCTACCAGAGTGCAGTCGAATTGGCAGAGGATCTCCGGGCGTTTCTTTCGCAGCGAGTTGTCTTAGCGTACCGGTCGGGACACATCACCCAATTAAAGAAGCTGATTGCGAGAAACCAAGGAATTGCAATCGCGGCCTTTTTAACTCTATCCACTATCGTCGCCGCTCTGAGTGTTGTCACGTTGATCCAATACAGTAATCAGTCTGCCATTGAATACAAGAACACACTACTACGTCAAAGCATCATCGAAAAGCAAGCTGCCGATGTGCGCGAGCGAGAAACGAGATTAGCGTCCGAAAGCTTGTCACTCACTCGACATTCACAAAATCTGAATACATCCGGGGATTCAACGCTCGCGACTCTCCTGGCCTTGGAAGCGATACATCGCAATCCTACCCCCGCCGCATATGAAACACTTTACGCTGCTGCCTCAGACTTGGTTCCCAATCGTAATATTACCTCGACGGCCGAACAGGTATCCGATTTAGCCTGGAGTGCCGACGCGACGCTTTTGGCAATGGTCCAACGAGATGGTACCGGCGGAGTATGGAGAGTGACCGATGGTCAACAGACAGCGATGTTTGTCAATCATCGCGAAGAACGCTTTACGTCAGTTGCTCTGTCAGCAGACAATCGTGTAGCGTTGACCTCCGGAGACAATGGCACATTGGCTACCTACGACGTTGGCAGCGGAGTTCGCCAGCAGACATTTTGGTTGGGCATTACGGAAGAGGAAGATGGAGATGGAATCCGCGGACGAAGACCCAACCTGATTGGTGCTCATTTTTGTCTTGAAGACAGGCACGCCATCGCCGTAGCTGAGAATGCAACATTGTATTTCATTGAACTTGCCAGCAACCAAGTTATTCAACTGAGCAAAGACGAAACGCCCCTGGGCACCACTTGCTTGACCAGCGCTATCAATCAGTCTGGCGATCGCTTGGCGATTGCCTGCGACGATGGGAGCATTCATCTATGGGATTTGCGAGAACGGAAGAAAATCGCGAGGTTTGACGGACCGAACCAACCGGTGTATTCCCTCTCGTTTTCGCCCGACGAACAACTGCTAATGGCCTGTCCCTCGCCCCCGCTTGGCTCCCGCATCGAAACGAAATCTAGCGTCTACTGTTGGAACGTGCACTCGGGTAGTTCGCGTAGTTTTAGGCCCCGTGAAATTTCGGTGACTTGCGCAGCCTTTCACCCCGGTGGAAAACTCATTGGCGTTGGCCTGGAGAGTGGCGGCTGTTGCTTGGTGGATGTAGAGTCATGGGAAGCGGTGGCCGAGACGGACGTATTGAAAGAACCGCTACAAGAAATCTTATTCTCCCCCAATGGCCAGCAGTTGTTAACCTTGACCGGAGCCAATCGGCTCACTGCTTGGCAAGTGGTCAGAACCAATCAGAGGCTTGGAATCGAGTTGCAAGATCGCCTCATCGGGCACACGCTTCCCATCAGACACATCCGCTACGATTCCTCTGGAGAGCAAATCCTCTCGATTTGTAACAATGAGGTGCGGGTGTGGCAGACGTCCAAGGATCGACTGATACCTGACATAGGAACTTCGGTACCGCTAAGGCAAGTCTCTTTGAACTCGAAGGGCAGTCGCATTTTTATCCCTAGCTCGGATATGCAGCAAGGTTCATTGCTGACGTATCCTGGGCTTAAATTCATCGCAACCCTTGATTTCGGCGGAAAATACTACTTTGGCTCGTTCCTAGAGACAGGCAACCTCTTTGTTTCCTCCAACTCGGATGGCCTGTGTCAGGTTTGGAATGAGGACCTAGGAACACTAGAGTACGAATTCGACAATGGCATGCCAGCGCATCGAATCGTAGGTACGATCTCCGGCGACGGCGGCCAGAGTGAAGTGAGTCTGTGCGACAAAACGGGCTGTAATATCTGGGAGCTTCGAGAGGACAGCGAGGCTCTTCTGCGCGTGCGAATAGACCGCCAAGGTGTGTTGGCGCCTAACGGATGCCTGTACGCTCAGCCTATCGAAAGTGAAGGGCCGCAGCCAATCGGGGTTGTCAATCTGGAAGACAACAGCGAGAGTTTTTTTGAGAATTCCCACGGCTGCACCTTTGGAGGTTTCTCGTCGCGGGGCGAGTTGATCTGGGCCCATGGAGTTGAGAAGTCGGTCGTCAATCCACAGTTTTCCACGCACGTCGCGGTGTTTCGTCACCCAGACCGAAAGCTGCTCTTTTCCACCCCCGCCAGCGATCCCAAAATGACGCTCGTCAGCTCGGCTGAGTTTAGTCAAGATGGCAACAATATCCTGATCCACTACATCGCTCACCCAAATTGTGCCGCAGAAATCTATTCGGTCGCCACAGGGGAGCTCACTGCCCGGATTGGAAAGCCAGCGGACCGCGTCCTCAATTGGGCCAACAACCTTCAGCGAGTTGTGACCTATTCCGATCAACGCGAACTCAAGATTTGGGATACGGGGCTCCAAGCACCCATCACATCCGTTCCCTTTCCTCATACGAAATACCCCGTGGTGACCTTGGCGCCGGATGGCCGGTCCTGCATTGTTCAATTTAAGAGTCATGAAGCGGGTTCGGGTAGGCTGACCGATCGCGTTGGTGTATGGAGCACTCAGACGGGCCAGTTGCTGACGATGCTCCCCGCAGGCAATACCATCCACCCTTCCAATGCAATCCATCAAGCCAGCTCAATGCTGCTGACCTCTTCTAGCGAAGGAAGTCTTCGTGTTTGGCCGTTAGACATTGTCGACCGCGTATTGAAGTTCATTCCCCGCAGGTTGACTGCTGAAGAGCAAGCAACCTACGGCCTGCCTGTAATTGCGTCACTCGATTCGGCGCAAGCGGAATTGGATTTAACATCCGAGCTAACGCGCCGCCTTCAATTACTCACGCCAGTCACTCCAGAACGCCGTCGTCTCACATGGGATCTCTTCACGGAGATTTCAGAATGGTTGGGAGACGCGAGCGACCGCGAACGTAGCGCAATGCAGAACGCGGTAAAGGCGCTCACCCAAGGTTCGCCCGATGTCGATCCTCGCACACTTGCAAGAGCCTCTGACCTATTCACACAGCTGGGAGAGCCCTTACTTGCGTTAGAGTTTTTGGAGAGAGCGGCAGCTCATCCTGAAGCCTGGGATCTCCAAGCAAAGTTAGTCGAGCTGCGTTTACAATCGAGCCCTATGGTGACGAGTTACCGTGCGGTGCAAGCACTGTATGAAGCGACCCAAGCGGAAAATGATCAGGACCAGGCAAATCGCGAGCTAGAAGCTGCGCGTCGATGGGCCAAGAAGCAGGCTCCTCACTATGCGGAGTACGTTTACATCTTGGAATTATTGCATGAAGAACGCCTTGGAGAAGCAATTTCCTCCCTCAATCAACTGCTTGAAGCGGCCCCAACCATCCCCCTTGAGCCAATTCTGCTGCTGTCCGATTGCGAACTCAAATTGCATGGACCGCAAGCTGCAGAGAGCGTGATTCGTCGAACCTTAGAGGAGCATCCACAGGCCCCCATGCCACTCTGGCAGCGGTGGTGCCAATTGTGCTTCTCCGAGCTGGAGCGAACTCCCCGAGAGATTATGCAGCAGATGTCGAAGTGGCCAGCCCTAGAAACAGGGCACACCAATGCGGCGCAGGTCCAAGCCATGTTGGAGTCCCTGATGATCCATCATGAGTATTTGCTCAATTGCGGAGGCGAGGATTACCGAGCAGGGGACGGTCGCGTGTGGCATGCCGATTCCTTCTACACAGCGGGGCTTCGATTTTTCGAGAGTGAAGGTGAACCACTCCTCTTTGCTGCCCCGATCGACAACACGCTCGACGACGTGCTGTACCAGACCGAGCGTTACTTTGATCATCGCACGCGCGACAAGCCGTTGGGCTATGGAATTCCTCTACCCAATGGCAACTATCGCGTAACGTTAGGGTTTGCAGAAATATATGATGCCGATCGCTCTTTTGATGTGCTGGTGGAGGGTGAACCGGTAGCCAAGGGTTACAATCCGGCAACGCCGGACGATCTGTGGGCAACAGCGGATGAATTCGAATTTCAGACGGAGGTCTTGGATGGGCAACTTGATATTGAATTCTTGAGTCGCAACAATGCGGATGCTAAGATCTCTTGCATCGCGATCAAGTCCATCAATCAACTTGAGGAGCAAGCGAGTATTGATTCGCAATGA
- a CDS encoding glycosyltransferase family protein, protein MNLFFFGWPSEYGGADTKAAHLLQLLAPHLSITVIPNSSLSLQEKCWTDKFDQWGIAYRSLESLPQQLEGTALALCNAHFFTGGIYSIARRRGLRVVWSSEMMWHHRHEVELIQAGAIDRLLYVSEVQRTCLNYESFCNVPTRMVGNYISPQAFPFVPRKVDGSITIGRLSRADLDKYPEDFPVFYEALQIPGAQFRVMAWSPALQEKYRWHHFDERWTLLEPNALAAGDFLQSLDLFIYTLGHHFVESWGRSTLEAMLTGAIPLVPHGHNFDHLIEHGVTGFQCSDFREFQTYAMELADNPMARQQMSHACRERAEQLNDAVTHLEIWLEALDV, encoded by the coding sequence ATGAATCTCTTTTTTTTTGGTTGGCCGTCGGAGTATGGCGGCGCAGATACCAAGGCTGCGCATTTACTGCAATTGCTTGCTCCTCATCTCTCGATTACGGTCATACCGAATTCGTCCCTGTCTCTGCAAGAAAAATGCTGGACTGACAAGTTCGATCAATGGGGAATTGCCTATAGATCCCTCGAGTCCTTGCCACAACAACTCGAGGGCACAGCCCTGGCGCTCTGCAACGCTCACTTTTTTACCGGCGGGATCTATTCGATCGCCCGCAGACGTGGCTTGAGAGTCGTATGGTCATCGGAAATGATGTGGCACCATCGGCATGAAGTCGAACTGATTCAAGCCGGAGCCATTGATCGCCTATTGTACGTCTCGGAAGTTCAACGAACGTGCCTGAACTACGAATCGTTTTGCAATGTCCCAACCCGCATGGTAGGCAACTACATTTCACCTCAGGCATTCCCTTTCGTCCCACGCAAGGTCGACGGATCGATCACCATTGGCCGCCTATCTCGCGCCGATCTGGACAAATACCCGGAAGACTTCCCCGTGTTCTATGAGGCGTTACAAATACCTGGGGCGCAATTTCGCGTTATGGCCTGGTCCCCTGCATTGCAGGAAAAGTATCGTTGGCACCATTTCGACGAGCGTTGGACACTGCTTGAACCCAACGCACTCGCTGCAGGCGATTTCCTGCAGAGTCTTGACCTATTCATCTACACCCTGGGGCACCATTTTGTAGAATCCTGGGGACGCAGCACCTTGGAAGCAATGCTCACGGGAGCGATCCCCCTGGTCCCCCATGGACATAATTTTGACCATTTGATCGAACACGGCGTGACGGGTTTCCAGTGCTCGGACTTTCGGGAATTCCAAACGTACGCAATGGAACTAGCTGACAACCCCATGGCTCGCCAACAGATGTCGCATGCCTGCCGCGAGCGGGCTGAGCAACTCAATGATGCGGTCACTCATTTAGAGATTTGGCTGGAGGCATTGGATGTCTGA
- the ppdK gene encoding pyruvate, phosphate dikinase translates to MSSSKKMIYYFGKTRTEGTGVSKSILGGKGANLAEMTSIGLPVPPGFTITTEVCGDYYANGGKMPAALMADVKTNVETLEKELSKKFGDDKNPLLLSVRSGAAVSMPGMMNTILNLGLNDVSTAGLAKATSNERFAYDAYRRLINMFGDVVMGVDHEHFEEAFDAIKKKYKTEEDTQVPAEGLKELCDAYKALYKKETGEDFPQDPIKQLEKAVEAVFKSWMTNKAVKYREIEGIRGLLGTAVNCQSMVYGNMGDDSGTGVAFTRNPNTGENKFFGEFLINAQGEDVVAGIRTPQPTEEMSKWNDPVYQELMAIKTKLETHYSEMQDIEFTIEKGTLYMLQTRTGKRTGMAAVKIACDMVEEKLITEKEAVLRVPAGDLTQLLLPSFDTAAWAKAEKIAKGLPASPGAAVGKLAFTAEDAKARALKGEKVILIRKETSPEDVDGMHAAAGILTSTGGMTSHAAVVARGWGRCCIAGAAGVKIDAKNKTAVISGKTYGEGDELSINGTSGEVAEGSIATQPALLSGDFAKLMVWADKFRTLKVRTNADSPEDSARAREFGAEGIGLCRTEHMFFGGDRTLAIRQMIVANDEATRRTALAKLLPFQREDFIGIFTAMNGLPVTVRLLDPPLHEFVPHDEKGQAELAKELGVSAADIKARVDSLHEFNPMLGHRGCRLSITYPEILEMQVTAIVEAAIECTLKKIDAIPEIMIPLVGTEAELKLLRRKTEETIEAVKKAKNFTGKLDILIGTMIEVPRAALTADEIAGQADFFSFGTNDLTQMTFGFSRDDINSFLPDYLSQDILLVDPFQSLDTSGVGQLVEIACKKGRSIKDKLKLGICGEHGGDPASVQFCHTVGLDYVSCSPFRVPIARLAAAQAALRNAK, encoded by the coding sequence ATGTCCAGCTCGAAAAAAATGATCTACTACTTCGGCAAAACGCGGACCGAGGGAACTGGCGTAAGCAAATCAATCCTGGGCGGCAAGGGTGCCAATCTAGCTGAAATGACCTCAATTGGCTTGCCTGTACCTCCTGGATTCACCATCACCACAGAAGTTTGTGGCGATTATTATGCCAATGGCGGGAAAATGCCCGCGGCACTCATGGCCGACGTTAAAACGAATGTTGAGACGCTCGAGAAGGAATTGAGCAAGAAGTTTGGTGATGACAAGAATCCCCTGCTCCTCTCGGTGCGTTCGGGTGCTGCCGTCTCGATGCCTGGCATGATGAATACGATTCTCAATCTAGGGTTGAACGACGTTTCAACCGCTGGGTTGGCGAAGGCGACCAGCAACGAACGTTTTGCTTACGATGCTTACCGCCGCCTGATCAATATGTTCGGTGACGTGGTGATGGGCGTAGACCATGAGCACTTCGAAGAAGCCTTCGATGCAATTAAGAAGAAGTACAAGACCGAAGAGGATACCCAGGTTCCAGCCGAAGGGCTGAAGGAACTGTGCGATGCCTACAAGGCGCTTTACAAGAAGGAAACTGGCGAGGACTTCCCCCAAGATCCTATCAAGCAGCTCGAGAAGGCCGTCGAAGCGGTATTCAAGAGTTGGATGACCAACAAGGCGGTTAAGTATCGCGAAATTGAGGGCATTCGTGGCTTGCTGGGAACCGCCGTCAATTGCCAATCCATGGTTTATGGCAACATGGGAGATGATTCCGGTACTGGTGTTGCCTTTACCCGCAATCCCAACACTGGCGAAAACAAATTCTTCGGCGAATTCCTGATCAATGCTCAGGGTGAAGACGTTGTAGCCGGTATCCGCACGCCTCAGCCAACCGAAGAGATGAGCAAGTGGAATGATCCTGTCTATCAAGAATTGATGGCGATCAAGACGAAGCTCGAAACCCACTACAGCGAGATGCAGGACATCGAGTTCACCATCGAAAAGGGAACTCTGTACATGCTGCAAACCCGTACTGGTAAGCGAACCGGTATGGCTGCGGTCAAGATCGCTTGCGACATGGTGGAAGAAAAGCTGATCACGGAAAAGGAAGCCGTGTTGCGCGTGCCAGCTGGCGATTTAACACAATTGCTGCTGCCTAGTTTCGATACCGCAGCTTGGGCTAAGGCTGAAAAGATTGCCAAGGGCCTGCCAGCTTCTCCTGGTGCAGCTGTGGGTAAACTCGCCTTCACCGCAGAAGACGCCAAAGCTCGTGCATTGAAGGGCGAGAAAGTAATTCTGATCCGCAAGGAAACTAGCCCGGAAGATGTCGACGGCATGCACGCCGCCGCTGGTATTCTGACGAGTACTGGGGGCATGACGAGTCATGCTGCCGTGGTTGCTCGCGGTTGGGGACGATGCTGTATCGCTGGTGCTGCAGGTGTCAAAATCGACGCCAAGAACAAGACCGCTGTCATCAGCGGTAAGACCTATGGCGAGGGCGACGAGCTCAGCATCAATGGTACCAGCGGTGAAGTCGCTGAAGGCTCCATCGCAACCCAGCCAGCTCTACTGTCCGGCGATTTCGCCAAGTTGATGGTGTGGGCCGATAAGTTCCGCACGCTCAAGGTTCGCACAAATGCGGATTCGCCAGAAGATAGCGCTCGGGCTCGCGAGTTTGGTGCTGAAGGTATCGGGCTCTGCCGTACTGAACACATGTTCTTCGGTGGTGACCGTACCCTAGCGATTCGGCAAATGATCGTAGCCAACGACGAAGCTACTCGCCGCACAGCGCTGGCGAAGTTGCTGCCCTTCCAACGCGAGGATTTCATTGGGATCTTCACCGCGATGAACGGCCTGCCCGTTACCGTGCGTTTGCTCGATCCTCCGCTGCACGAGTTTGTGCCTCATGATGAAAAGGGACAAGCCGAGCTCGCCAAGGAATTGGGAGTCAGTGCCGCTGACATCAAGGCTCGGGTCGATAGTCTGCATGAATTCAATCCGATGCTTGGCCACCGTGGTTGTCGCCTGAGCATTACCTATCCCGAAATCCTGGAAATGCAGGTTACGGCGATCGTTGAGGCGGCCATCGAATGCACGCTCAAGAAAATCGATGCCATTCCAGAGATTATGATCCCGTTGGTTGGTACCGAAGCCGAATTGAAACTGCTTCGCCGCAAGACCGAAGAGACCATCGAAGCGGTGAAGAAGGCTAAGAACTTCACTGGCAAGCTGGACATCTTGATCGGCACCATGATCGAAGTGCCTCGCGCTGCATTGACTGCCGATGAAATCGCTGGGCAAGCTGACTTCTTCAGCTTCGGAACCAATGACCTGACTCAAATGACCTTTGGTTTCAGTCGTGACGATATCAACTCCTTCCTGCCCGACTATCTGTCGCAAGACATCTTGCTAGTCGATCCATTCCAGTCGCTCGATACGAGTGGCGTAGGGCAGTTGGTGGAAATTGCGTGCAAGAAGGGCCGTTCGATTAAAGACAAGCTCAAGTTGGGCATCTGTGGAGAACATGGCGGAGATCCAGCATCGGTGCAATTCTGCCATACGGTAGGCCTCGACTACGTGAGCTGTTCACCGTTCCGAGTGCCCATCGCTCGGCTTGCTGCCGCTCAAGCAGCTTTGCGTAACGCGAAGTAG